TTTCGGTAGTCATGGCCGCAAAAGCTCTCACCGTTCCCTGGGCAGCAGTTACCCTTACTATATAATCACCCATATATCCTCCGTACTCTGTAGCTGTATTGTTACAGATTCCATAATATTTATTAAATGTGTGAACATAAATGGCCCATATATATTGAAAGCCCCGATATCTATAATATCGGGGCGTTAATGGCTACTTCAGTATATAGTTAAAGCAATAATTATGCTCTCTGAACGTTTGCAGCCTGAGGACCCTTAGCTCCTTCAACAACGTCAAATATTACTTCTGAGCCTTCCTCAAGTGTTTTGTATCCATCCATAGTGATTGCTGAAAAATGAACAAATACGTCATTTCCGCCATCTCTTTCGATAAATCCAAATCCTTTTTCAGCGTTGAACCACTTAACTCTACCTTTTTCCATTATTAAATTCCTCCTGAATATAACTAAACTGTGCGGCGAGCAATGTCGCCACTTTTTGATAACATATAGAAGTTTAACACATAAGACTTAAACTGTCAAATTATATTTAACTTATAATATGCCATTTATAAATCTATTCACCCGATGAATTTGATTCAAGCTTATTTTTTCACTATTATCAGCATTTATTCTTCTTCTTCTTTGGAATCTCTTTCAAATTGAGAACGTAAATTCCAAACAATTTATGTAACACATTTTATTTCCTACAAACATAAAAATTTCTTTGGCTGATGGGAGAAGGTTTTCTCAAAGTTAATTCTCCAAAACGGGATACAAACTCCATACCTGAATTTTTGATAAAATCCATTATTTCACTATCGGAGTAAGCCTTTTCATAGTGGGTCTCATCAAACCTTTCATATAATCCATCCTTCATTACAAAAAAAGTAAGATCAAATCTTGCTTTTCTTGTCTTTGGGTTATAAGCATTCTCCCATATATATGTAACCTCATCGTTAATTTCATAAAAAAGATTGTCGGCAATTGTGTTTTCAAATTTGTACTGGGTATTTATATCAAAAATAAATAATCCTCCGGGATTGAGGTAATTCTTTACCAACTTGAACATTTTATTTATTTGTGACGGATTAGTCAGATAATTAAAACTGTCCAAAAGACATACGATTGCATCCACTGTTCCGTAAAGTTCAAAGCTGCACATATTCTGATTTAAGAAAAGTATATCCAGACCCTCTTTTTCAGCCTTTTCAGCTGCACAGTCCAACATATCAGAGGATAAATCAAGGCATATCATATCGTAACCCCTGCGGGCCATTTCAACTCCGAAGCTGCCTGTACCACAACCAAGCTCAAGTATCATAGAAGCATTCAGATTATTCTTTTTTAAGATACTTTCAACATAATCCGCCCATTTTTTATAATCAATATCCAGAGTTAATTTATCGTAAACATATGCAAAATTATTATAAATAATTAAACACACCCTTCTGATTTTTATATTATTGAAATAGTACCATATTATACTTAACATATACAAGAAAGCCAGCAAATTATATCTGCTGACTTTCCTGAACTTGCATTTTTTTTCTTTTTGTAACCAATCCTCCAATGCGTCCTGTTTCTTTTGGAGTAAGGCTTTTCCAACCGTTTTTCATAACCTTTTCTATTAAGCCCAGTTCCCGAGCAATTTCATACTTTAATTTTTCATTATCATCCACTTTATCAACACCTCCTATTGGTATTATGTGGATAATAATAGATATTTATACCTATTTTGTATTATTTTTGACTAATAACCTCTATGGCTTTTTGAAGCTGTAAGTCATCTTCTCTTGGAATTGCCGCAACATCTGTATCTTTATACTTCTCAGGTAACTTAATTTCAATATCAGGCTTTATACCCTGTCCCTGGATACAAACACCTGACGGTGTATAATATCTTGCTATTGTTACCTTTAATCCCGTACCGTCCTTAAAGGAATAAGTTGTTTGAACCAGCCCTTTTCCAAAGGTTTTTGTTCCTATTAGTGTTCCTTTTTTAAAGTCCTTAAGAGCACCGGCAAGAATTTCAGAGGCACTTGCACTGTTGCCGTTTGTAAGTACTGCTATTGGCATATTTAATTCTGTTGCATCTGATGGCTGTACATGTTTTTTGCCACTTTTGTCCTTTGTGAATACTATAGTTCCCTTGGGCAAAAGTCGGTCTGCCAGTGACACTACTTCATCGTATAATCCTCCCGGATTATCTCTTACATCTATTATTAACCCTTTAGCCCCCTGCTTTACTAAGGTATTTAATTGACTTATAAAGTTCTTGCTTATATTTTTATCGAACATTTTCAGCTTGATATATGCAATATTACCATTGAGCATTTCACTTCGAATATTTACCAAAGCTTTAATCTTTTTTCGCATAACAGGGATATCTTTAGTACTACTTTCCGATTCTCTGAGTATAGTGAGAACAGTTTCTGTATTTTCAGGACCCTTTATCATGCTTGCTATTAGTGTTTCATCCTTGATACCCGTAATGTCTTTACCGTCAATTTTAAGAATCTTGTCCCCTTGCTTTATTCCTGCGGCTTTTGCCGGAGAATTATCATATGGCTCCAAAACGGTTACTACTCCATTTTTATCAAGCATTATAGGCAAGCCAACACCTACGTACTCATTCTCCGTATTGTTCTGAAGGCCAGTAAACCATTTCATTTGCTGCTTATTGTAATATACTGTATAGGGGTCGTTCAGTGAATCTGCCATACCGCTTATTGCACCTTCTACAAGCTTGTTTGTATCTACATTTTCATAGTAGGCTTTCTGTAGTATGCTCCTTGCTTCGTTAAATTTTAGTATAGTGCTCCTGTCTACACTTTTTTTATTAAAAGTAAGGGAGTAACTTCCATTAAAATACATTAAACCGCCGTACACCAGAATTGATATTGTAAAACATACTATTGCTGTCATTGTTATGACTGAAAACAAACGTTTTGTTTCTTGGTCTTTCATATTCAGCATTGAGAACACCTCTTATTTGATTTTTTCTTAGTAATATTCTTCCATATTTTCCGACTTTTAAGTATACAATAATAGATATGTCTAAAAATATAATATTAAACCCGCATTTATATTATGCGGGTTTGTCTGAATATATATTTTATTTATAGTAAGCAAGCGGGTCTTTTGTCTCTCCACTTTTTCTGACTTCAAAATGCAAATGCGGCCCGGTAGACAAGCCCGTACTTCCAACCTTTCCTACGGTATCACCTTTTTTCAGATAATCTCCCTCCTGTACCAGTATCTTGCTCTGGTGAGCATACAGTGTTGCAAGGCCTCCACCATGGTCTATTATGACACAATTACCGTAACCGCCGTTCCAACCCGCCATAATTACCTTGCCGCTATTGGCAGCAACAATTGTTGCACCTGATGGAGCATCTATATCGATACCTGTATGGAACTTTCTGACTTTATATATAGGATGTATTCTATATCCAAATGGAGATGAAATTCTGGTATACCCCGGTGTAGGCCAGGATAGTACTCCTCCCGCATATTTCGCTGTGGTACTGCTCAGCTGGGTTATCTTTTTTGCCAATTGCTTAGATAAGGCTATCATTTCATCTTCTTTTTTTTCAAGGTCTTTCAGCTTTGATTTTGATGCCTCTATTTCAGATTGAACCTTTTTACTTGTGCTTTTAATATCTGCAACCTTATTAGTCAAAGTTTTTAACTGTTCATTTTTTTCCTGAAGTTCTCTCAGCTTATCCTGCTTTTGAAGTTCAGTGCTCTCTCTTCCTGTTATAATTTCCTGTATAAGCTTGCTGTCATTTTCCTTTACCAGTGAAATTATCTCCAATCTGGAAAAAAATTCGCTCAGGCTCTTTGATTCTACAAAAACCTCAAAGGGAGATTGATTCATATTCTGATACATAATTCTCATTCTAGTCTTAAAAAGCTCTGTTTTAGCCTTATAATCCCTATCTATCTGCTCAATCTCATTTGTAATACGTTCAATATCCGACTTTACATCAGAAATCTCCACTGACTTTTTATTCAAATTGCTCTGAGCCTTCTGAGCCTGGGAATCCAGATTATCCTTGTCTTCTTTACCCTGCTCAATCTGATTTGACAAGGCCTTCTTTTCACCGGCTATCTGACTAAGCTCACCTTTGACATTTTTCTGCTGCTCTTTCGCTTTATCCAAAGTGGATGCACTGGTAGGTATAACTACACTTGAAAATATGTACAATATAACCATTAACAAAGTTAACCGTTTTTTCATTTTACCCCCCTATTTATCATACGTATAAAATTAACTAAAAATCATAAATCATACTAAACATGGAGGTGCTTACGGATTGACATTACACTTCCGGATGCACCTATCAA
This region of Clostridium sp. BNL1100 genomic DNA includes:
- a CDS encoding cold-shock protein; the protein is MEKGRVKWFNAEKGFGFIERDGGNDVFVHFSAITMDGYKTLEEGSEVIFDVVEGAKGPQAANVQRA
- a CDS encoding class I SAM-dependent methyltransferase, producing the protein MLSIIWYYFNNIKIRRVCLIIYNNFAYVYDKLTLDIDYKKWADYVESILKKNNLNASMILELGCGTGSFGVEMARRGYDMICLDLSSDMLDCAAEKAEKEGLDILFLNQNMCSFELYGTVDAIVCLLDSFNYLTNPSQINKMFKLVKNYLNPGGLFIFDINTQYKFENTIADNLFYEINDEVTYIWENAYNPKTRKARFDLTFFVMKDGLYERFDETHYEKAYSDSEIMDFIKNSGMEFVSRFGELTLRKPSPISQRNFYVCRK
- a CDS encoding small, acid-soluble spore protein, alpha/beta type, producing the protein MDDNEKLKYEIARELGLIEKVMKNGWKSLTPKETGRIGGLVTKRKKMQVQESQQI
- a CDS encoding S41 family peptidase, with translation MLNMKDQETKRLFSVITMTAIVCFTISILVYGGLMYFNGSYSLTFNKKSVDRSTILKFNEARSILQKAYYENVDTNKLVEGAISGMADSLNDPYTVYYNKQQMKWFTGLQNNTENEYVGVGLPIMLDKNGVVTVLEPYDNSPAKAAGIKQGDKILKIDGKDITGIKDETLIASMIKGPENTETVLTILRESESSTKDIPVMRKKIKALVNIRSEMLNGNIAYIKLKMFDKNISKNFISQLNTLVKQGAKGLIIDVRDNPGGLYDEVVSLADRLLPKGTIVFTKDKSGKKHVQPSDATELNMPIAVLTNGNSASASEILAGALKDFKKGTLIGTKTFGKGLVQTTYSFKDGTGLKVTIARYYTPSGVCIQGQGIKPDIEIKLPEKYKDTDVAAIPREDDLQLQKAIEVISQK
- a CDS encoding peptidoglycan DD-metalloendopeptidase family protein; amino-acid sequence: MKKRLTLLMVILYIFSSVVIPTSASTLDKAKEQQKNVKGELSQIAGEKKALSNQIEQGKEDKDNLDSQAQKAQSNLNKKSVEISDVKSDIERITNEIEQIDRDYKAKTELFKTRMRIMYQNMNQSPFEVFVESKSLSEFFSRLEIISLVKENDSKLIQEIITGRESTELQKQDKLRELQEKNEQLKTLTNKVADIKSTSKKVQSEIEASKSKLKDLEKKEDEMIALSKQLAKKITQLSSTTAKYAGGVLSWPTPGYTRISSPFGYRIHPIYKVRKFHTGIDIDAPSGATIVAANSGKVIMAGWNGGYGNCVIIDHGGGLATLYAHQSKILVQEGDYLKKGDTVGKVGSTGLSTGPHLHFEVRKSGETKDPLAYYK